The stretch of DNA CTAATTCTCCTAGCAATCATATATACAACTAAGACATGCCTTGACAATATTAATCAGATAcagtatcaagatcatgatttttgaTATTGCAAATGATGAGTAACACTTGtccattcatgcatcaaatgacaGCAGCATTGGTTTTGCATATGTGATCCACAGGCAAAGACTACAAAGCCTAGAGAACATGGATGCATTCCCTCATGTGCCGCCAGGCTTTCGTTTTCACCCTACCGACGAAGAACTTGTCGACTACTATCTCAGGAAGAAGGTAGCATCAAGAAGGATCGATCTAGATATCATAAAAGATGTCGATTTGTACAAAATAGAACCATGGGACCTTCAAGGTATCATTTTGCTCGACTATTTAATTGGTAACACACATTTTTGTTGCTCTACCAAATTTATAGTTGGCTATGCCTCCTTGCAACAGAAAAATGCAAGATAGGAACAGAAGAACAAAACGATTGGTACTTCTTCAGCCACAAAGATAAGAAATATCCAACTGGCACACGGACCAATAGGGCGACAACAGCTGGATTTTGGAAGGCTACTGGAAGGGACAAACCAATCTACTCCAAGAATAACTTGATTGGAATGAGGAAGACCTTGGTGTTCTACAAGGGTCGAGCACCAAACGGACAGAAGTCTGATTGGATCATGCATGAATACCGCCTAGAAACCAATGAGAATGCACCTCCCCAGGCAAGTATTTAAATTAACAGGTTATGCATGCATTTGCTCCAAAAACTTAGAGAAAATTTCTCGTTTCTTCTCCAttttcaaagatgttataaatcaTAACTAATTGCAACAAACGACTAAAGAAACTATCCACATCGAAATGAGAAATTCTTGGATGGATTAGATGCATACCTTTTACATGAACTCAGCCGCTACGAAAGACCCTGCAATTTTGCTCGTGCTGAAGTCCCAAAGCATTTGTCAAAATCTGAATTTGAACCAAGTTCATGAAAAAGTTATGTGGATTTGATCCACCAGGAATCTGAATATTTCTTCTGATAAAACCATAGCTCATTTTCCATTGACACTCTTCATTCCCATTCTTCAAGTCCTATAAAAGTACTTTTGTGTTTCGGATAAAAGATTTGCTTCTATGTTTCAGGAAGAGGGATGGGTCGTCTGTAGGGTCTTCAAGAAAAGATTAGCGGCTGTCAGAAGAGTCAGTGACCATGATACTCCCTGCTGGTATGATGATCATGCATCATTCATAACGGAGCTCGATTCAGCAAAGCAGATCAGCCCCCAGCCAGAGATGGCGTACCACCAGCACCACCACCTTCTGCCTTGCAAACCAGAGCTGGAGGTGCACTACCACTTGCCACATGATTCTTTCCTCCAGCTCCCCCAACTAGAGAGCCCCAAGCTTCCTATGTATGTCAGCCATGCAACTGCTTTCCAGTCATCGATCATCGCAGAGGAAGATCTAATACAGTCCAGTAAGCAGTTTCAGATCGTCTCCACTTATGATAATACAGGAAACATCAATCAAGTGGTAGAGCAGGTGACAGACTGGAGGGTGCTTGACAAGTTTGTCGCGTCTCAGCTTAGCCACAATGATATCTGCAGAGAACCCAACTGCTCCAATTCAGCAAGTGATGTTCAAACTTCTGAAAAGCTTGATGCAGCTTCTGAGTATGCTTCAACTTCCAACTCCAGTGGCCAAGTCGAACTGTGGAAATGAAGAAATAAATGAACTGGATTTTATCTATACACACAAATAGGATACTAATTCTAGATGCAAAATAAGATCAAAAAAGTGAAGATCACAGATTTATGTACATAATAAACTAAAACTAAACTTAGGCAGCATTGCTTCCGATGTTTGTAATATGTTTTATACCTCCAAGTATGTGCAACAAAGAAACCTCTACTGTCAAGACGATATCACATTACTTATGAAGCCGAGGGTTTGGATAACTGGCTCGGTCTCTGCTGAACAAGGCATCATAGCCTGAGTCCTCTGTACTTTGCCATTTGGCCCATTGTTTGGCAGCAATATCTGCTGCTACTGTATCAACACCTACAAAATTGTAGATATCTGTCTTTTCATTTAATTGGAGTGTTAATAAAAAGCATTGTCAGTTCTCTACTTTCACAATTCATTTTCATATATATTGATCTGCATTGACATGATAAATACTTATAAACAACTAAGAATACATGGCAAGTTTGTGAAGATTCAGGGCATTGCCGCCTAAGAATCTGTACATTATGCTGCAAATATGCTTGTCACACTTATTCCAAAAAAAATTGTATTTCGATTCTTTAGGAAATTGAATTGATTAGAGGTGTTTTTGTGCTTCTGGAAGACCAAAATGTtcacttttctcttttctttttcttttttgctcaAATTGCACAAAGGTGTGCAGGAATGATTGTATATTATAATAGAACAACAAAAAATGATACAATTAAGAAATACATGTCCTCAGATCACACACACATCAGTGAGTTAATCAACTTGTTTTCCTAGATTCCACAAACTTTAATATAAGAACATGCTTAAGTTCTTTTGAATTTCCTAATGAAAGCTTTGAATTCTATCCTATTCCTCAACTCTCAGAAGAGAGGAAGAATAATCATCATTTGGTTTCTAAATGCTTCTTTTATTTCTAGTTTCTGTGTGAAAAATTAAGTTATTGATAAGAAATGAAAACCGATATGATTCGTTTAACCGAGCAAAAGAGCACTAATTGATTCTGGTAGATACTTAGAAATGTGATATCGCAGTCAATATAGGATTTCGGAAGCAAAGCCCTAATTTGATCCCTTCCAATGATATGCGCAATTGATTGCATATTTATAGTGgtccatggagggagagcgccaaACATCATCCGACTGAGGTGGTCAACAAAGCAAGTCGAGTTCATCTTTCACCAGTGCAAATTACCTCACAGCAGAGTGATGGGTACTAATTCAAAGACCTTTAAGTGTGCTTCACGCACTTGCAGACGACAGGCAGCTCAGGACACACACACCAAGTGCTCGACAGAATGCGGTAAAGAAGGAAAACGATGAAGAACTCACCGGAAGTAAGGAGGCGGCGTGTCCAGGAGGAAACGAGCAGAGGGCGAGAGGAAGAGAGCGGTCTGAGAGGGTTGGCGGACAGAAGTGATGCG from Musa acuminata AAA Group cultivar baxijiao chromosome BXJ2-11, Cavendish_Baxijiao_AAA, whole genome shotgun sequence encodes:
- the LOC135627180 gene encoding NAC domain-containing protein 7-like, producing MDAFPHVPPGFRFHPTDEELVDYYLRKKVASRRIDLDIIKDVDLYKIEPWDLQEKCKIGTEEQNDWYFFSHKDKKYPTGTRTNRATTAGFWKATGRDKPIYSKNNLIGMRKTLVFYKGRAPNGQKSDWIMHEYRLETNENAPPQAKGWVVCRVFKKRLAAVRRVSDHDTPCWYDDHASFITELDSAKQISPQPEMAYHQHHHLLPCKPELEVHYHLPHDSFLQLPQLESPKLPMYVSHATAFQSSIIAEEDLIQSSKQFQIVSTYDNTGNINQVVEQVTDWRVLDKFVASQLSHNDICREPNCSNSASDVQTSEKLDAASEYASTSNSSGQVELWK